The Panicum hallii strain FIL2 chromosome 9, PHallii_v3.1, whole genome shotgun sequence genome has a window encoding:
- the LOC112877238 gene encoding uncharacterized protein LOC112877238 → MDEELAMAMAAAASSECSSGCQSGWTTYLDDHSSSYSCGSARFHGKARQPYYCDYSEEDDLSMISDASSGPRQQSSAGNDVEGGGGAAAAEAHANAERRGRREAAAADRRQSKRTAAASLLEDTASSPAFFGYSKAMGSGEATGCGVADAQMMEIGNAADFSYAFSTTTGFKSPLNGAAFGGYMQMQYSPAPAKPMPTRQVCRDAPEKKMW, encoded by the exons ATGGACGAGGAGCTGGCGatggcgatggcggcggcggcgagctccgaGTGCAGCAGCGGCTGCCAGTCCGGCTGGACCACGTACCTCGACgaccactcctcctcctactCCTGTGGCAGCGCGCGGTTCCACGGCAAGGCGCGGCAGCCGTACTACTGCGACTATTCGGAGGAGGACGACCTGTCCATGATCTCCGACGCCTCCTCCGGCCCGCGCCAGCAGAGCTCCGCCGGCAACGACGTCGAAGGCGGTggtggtgccgccgccgccgaggcgcACGCCAATgcggagaggagagggaggcggGAGGCGGCCGCCGCGGACAGGCGGCAGAGCAAGAGGACCGCCGCGGCGTCCCTGCTCGAGGACACGGCCAGCTCGCCGGCCTTCTTCGGATACTCCAAG GCGATGGGCTCGGGAGAGGCCACTGGCTGTGGCGTCGCGGACGCCCAGATGATGGAGATCGGCAATGCGGCAGACTTCTCCTACGCCTTCTCCACCACGACGGGCTTCAAG TCTCCCTTAAATGGAGCTGCTTTCGGTGGCTACATGCAAATGCAGTACTCCCCGGCTCCTGCCAAGCCGATGCCCACGAGACAA GTGTGCAGAGacgcgccggagaagaagatgtGGTGA
- the LOC112873734 gene encoding UPF0496 protein 1 yields MGNSSSSSGSHRRPEASEPALPPDAAPAEELSSYEAACRSDPELRTFDTTLQRRTSRAISTLAVGVEVRSLSLDSLREVTGCLLDMNQEVVRVILDCKKDIWKSPDLFDLVEDYFECSLHTLDFCTALDKCLKRARDSQLLLHVALQRFDDEDDAAATAAPSARYARTLHELRQFKAAGDPFTDEFFAAFQAVYRQQLTMLEKLQQRKHRLDKKIKTIKAWRRVSSIIFATTFAAVLICSVVAAAIAAPPVAAALAAAAAIPLGSMGKWIDSLLKGYQDALRGQKDVVSAMQVGTFIAIKDLDSIKVLINRVEVEISSMIDCVEFAERDEEAVKFGVEEIKKKLENFMKSVEDLGEQADRCSRDIRRARTVVLQRIIRNPN; encoded by the coding sequence ATGgggaacagcagcagcagcagcgggagCCACAGGCGTCCGGAGGCCTCGGAGCCGGCGCTGCCGCCTGATGCGGCGCCGGCGGAGGAGCTGAGCTCGTACGAGGCGGCGTGCCGGTCGGACCCGGAGCTGCGCACGTTCGACACGACGCTGCAGCGGCGCACGAGCCGCGCCATCTCGACGCTGGCGGTGGGCGTCGAGGTGCGGTCGTTGTCGCTGGACTCCCTCCGCGAGGTCACCGGCTGCCTCCTCGACATGAACCAGGAGGTGGTGCGCGTCATCCTCGACTGCAAGAAGGACATCTGGAAGAGCCCCGACCTGTTCGACCTCGTCGAGGACTACTTCGAGTGCAGCCTCCACACCCTCGACTTCTGCACTGCACTCGACAAGTGCCTCAAGCGCGCCCGCGACtcccagctcctcctccacgtcgcgctCCAGCGCTTCGACGACGAGGAtgacgccgccgccaccgccgccccctccgcccgGTACGCGCGCACGTTGCACGAGCTGCGCCAGTTCAAGGCAGCCGGGGACCCTTTCACGGACGAGTTCTTCGCCGCCTTCCAGGCCGTGTACCGGCAGCAGCTGACCATGCTGGAGAAGCTGCAGCAGCGCAAGCACCGGCTCGACAAGAAGATCAAGACCATCAAGGCGTGGCGCCGGGTGTCAAGCATCATCTTCGCAACCACGTTCGCAGCCGTGCTCATCTGTTCGGTGGTTGCCGCGGCCATTGCTGCCCCACCTGTCGCTGCAGCATTGGCCGCGGCTGCTGCAATCCCGCTGGGGTCTATGGGGAAGTGGATCGATTCGTTGCTGAAAGGGTATCAGGACGCGCTCCGTGGACAAAAGGATGTGGTGAGCGCAATGCAGGTCGGCACCTTCATTGCCATCAAGGATTTGGACAGTATCAAAGTCCTAATCAACCGGGTGGAGGTGGAGATCAGCTCAATGATCGACTGCGTAGAGTTTGCTGAGCGGGATGAGGAGGCAGTGAAATTTGGGGTGGAGGAGATCAAGAAGAAGCTGGAAAATTTCATGAAGAGTGTTGAGGATCTTGGGGAGCAGGCGGACCGGTGCAGCCGAGATATCCGTCGAGCAAGGACCGTCGTGCTGCAAAGGATCATTCGGAATCCAaactga
- the LOC112873755 gene encoding protein CLT2, chloroplastic-like isoform X2, with protein MPISHLLSPPSLPSLPPPHLRNGAARQCPTPLRAALALPPQRHVGLAAARGDGGTLGSSRARAVGAVRVSAVPGDGGAVAGGTGIAAAAAATVVFAVMNRVLYKLALVPMKNYPFFLAQFATFGYVLVYFSILFIRFRAGIVTREMLALPKAQFMLIGLLEALGVASGMASAAMLPGPSIPVLSQSFLVWQLILSVLILGRKYRTNQILGCMLVTAGVILAVASGANGGPFLSELNFFWPVVMMASAAFQAAASIIKEFVFIDGAKRLEGKRPDIFIVNSFGSGFQALFVFLLLPFLSSLKGIPFAELPAYLNHGAACFLNIGGNLKDCHGAPLLPLLYMTLNIAFNISALNLVKMSTAVVASLTSTLAVPLTIYVLSLPLPYLPEGTNLSTSFIIGAATLVLGLLLYNLPQTSADQVKKD; from the exons ATGCCCATCTCGCACCTCCTCTCGCCGCCTTCCCTCCCATCCCTGCCGCCGCCTCACCTCCGCAACGGAGCGGCACGGCAGTGCCCGACGCCACTGCGTGCCGCCCTAGCGCTCCCGCCCCAGCGCCACGTGGGGCTCGCCGCGGCCCGTGGCGATGGTGGGACGCTGGGCTCCAGTAGAGCGCGGGCGGTTGGGGCCGTTAGGGTTTCTGCGGTCCCCGGAGACGGCGGTGCCGTTGCTGGTGGTACGGGGatcgcggcggcagcggcggcaacGGTGGTATTCGCGGTGATGAACCGGGTGCTGTACAAGCTGGCGCTTGTGCCAATGAAGAATTACCCCTTCTTCCTCGCCCAATTCGCCACATTTGG GTATGTGCTAGTGTATTTCTCTATTCTCTTCATAAGATTTCGCGCTGGAATTGTCACTAGAGAAATGTTAGCACTTCCAAAGGCACAGTTCATGCTAATTGGCTTGCTAGAAGCACTAGGTGTTGCTTCAGGCATGGCTTCTGCTG CTATGTTGCCTGGGCCATCTATTCCAGTATTGTCGCAG TCTTTTCTGGTTTGGCAGCTTATCTTATCTGTCCTCATCTTGGGAAGGAAATATAGAACAAACCAAATTCTTGGCTGTATGCTTGTCACCGCTGGGGTAATTTTAGCAGTGGCTAG TGGAGCCAATGGTGGTCCATTTCTATCTGAACTCAATTTTTTCTGGCCAGTAGTAATGATGGCTTCAGCTGCATTTCAAGCTGCTGCTTCCATTATCAAG GAGTTTGTTTTCATCGATGGAGCGAAACGCCTTGAG GGAAAACGGCCTGATATATTTATAGTCAACTCTTTTGGTTCAGGGTTCCAG GCTCTTTTCGTTTTCCTACTCCTTCCATTTCTCTCTAGCTTGAAAGGGATACCTTTTGCTGAACTCCCTGCGTACCTAAACCATGGTGCTGCATGCTTTCTGAATATTGGAGGGAATCTGAAGG ATTGCCATGGAGCTCCTCTGCTACCACTACTCTACATGACTCTGAACATAGCCTTCAACATTTCTGCGCTTAATCTGGTGAAGATGTCTACTGCTGTGGTTGCTTCACTAACATCAACTTTGGCAG TACCTCTTACCATCTATGTCCTGTCACTGCCTCTGCCATATCTACCTGAAGGGACAAATTTGAGCACATCTTTTATAATTGGTGCTGCCACCTTAGTGCTCGGGCTGCTTCTATACAATCTTCCTCAAACATCAGCTGATCAAGTGAAGAAAGATTAA
- the LOC112873755 gene encoding protein CLT2, chloroplastic-like isoform X1: MPISHLLSPPSLPSLPPPHLRNGAARQCPTPLRAALALPPQRHVGLAAARGDGGTLGSSRARAVGAVRVSAVPGDGGAVAGGTGIAAAAAATVVFAVMNRVLYKLALVPMKNYPFFLAQFATFGYVLVYFSILFIRFRAGIVTREMLALPKAQFMLIGLLEALGVASGMASAAMLPGPSIPVLSQSFLVWQLILSVLILGRKYRTNQILGCMLVTAGVILAVASGANGGPFLSELNFFWPVVMMASAAFQAAASIIKEFVFIDGAKRLEFWFLVFTQGKRPDIFIVNSFGSGFQALFVFLLLPFLSSLKGIPFAELPAYLNHGAACFLNIGGNLKDCHGAPLLPLLYMTLNIAFNISALNLVKMSTAVVASLTSTLAVPLTIYVLSLPLPYLPEGTNLSTSFIIGAATLVLGLLLYNLPQTSADQVKKD; this comes from the exons ATGCCCATCTCGCACCTCCTCTCGCCGCCTTCCCTCCCATCCCTGCCGCCGCCTCACCTCCGCAACGGAGCGGCACGGCAGTGCCCGACGCCACTGCGTGCCGCCCTAGCGCTCCCGCCCCAGCGCCACGTGGGGCTCGCCGCGGCCCGTGGCGATGGTGGGACGCTGGGCTCCAGTAGAGCGCGGGCGGTTGGGGCCGTTAGGGTTTCTGCGGTCCCCGGAGACGGCGGTGCCGTTGCTGGTGGTACGGGGatcgcggcggcagcggcggcaacGGTGGTATTCGCGGTGATGAACCGGGTGCTGTACAAGCTGGCGCTTGTGCCAATGAAGAATTACCCCTTCTTCCTCGCCCAATTCGCCACATTTGG GTATGTGCTAGTGTATTTCTCTATTCTCTTCATAAGATTTCGCGCTGGAATTGTCACTAGAGAAATGTTAGCACTTCCAAAGGCACAGTTCATGCTAATTGGCTTGCTAGAAGCACTAGGTGTTGCTTCAGGCATGGCTTCTGCTG CTATGTTGCCTGGGCCATCTATTCCAGTATTGTCGCAG TCTTTTCTGGTTTGGCAGCTTATCTTATCTGTCCTCATCTTGGGAAGGAAATATAGAACAAACCAAATTCTTGGCTGTATGCTTGTCACCGCTGGGGTAATTTTAGCAGTGGCTAG TGGAGCCAATGGTGGTCCATTTCTATCTGAACTCAATTTTTTCTGGCCAGTAGTAATGATGGCTTCAGCTGCATTTCAAGCTGCTGCTTCCATTATCAAG GAGTTTGTTTTCATCGATGGAGCGAAACGCCTTGAG TTTTGGTTTTTGGTGTTTACACAGGGAAAACGGCCTGATATATTTATAGTCAACTCTTTTGGTTCAGGGTTCCAG GCTCTTTTCGTTTTCCTACTCCTTCCATTTCTCTCTAGCTTGAAAGGGATACCTTTTGCTGAACTCCCTGCGTACCTAAACCATGGTGCTGCATGCTTTCTGAATATTGGAGGGAATCTGAAGG ATTGCCATGGAGCTCCTCTGCTACCACTACTCTACATGACTCTGAACATAGCCTTCAACATTTCTGCGCTTAATCTGGTGAAGATGTCTACTGCTGTGGTTGCTTCACTAACATCAACTTTGGCAG TACCTCTTACCATCTATGTCCTGTCACTGCCTCTGCCATATCTACCTGAAGGGACAAATTTGAGCACATCTTTTATAATTGGTGCTGCCACCTTAGTGCTCGGGCTGCTTCTATACAATCTTCCTCAAACATCAGCTGATCAAGTGAAGAAAGATTAA